Proteins from a genomic interval of Lactococcus protaetiae:
- a CDS encoding NUDIX hydrolase translates to MKTELQVLLENYVPRGEQEISDLKVFRESAKDSRNLTRDSIAHFTASAFVLNEKHDKILGIFHKIYQSWGWMGGHADGDANLLRVAQKEVREESGLSELKILSEQPISIENGPVAGHFHRTHGYVSAHIHLNVTFLFEANEKALLHKNEAETAGIAWIPIDEFVEKSSEPEMKIIYEKIISRIKEKY, encoded by the coding sequence ATGAAAACTGAATTACAAGTTTTGTTAGAAAATTATGTTCCACGAGGTGAGCAGGAAATTTCTGATTTGAAAGTATTTCGTGAGTCCGCAAAAGATTCGCGAAACTTGACGAGGGATTCGATTGCTCATTTTACAGCGAGTGCGTTTGTTTTGAATGAAAAGCATGATAAGATATTGGGCATATTTCACAAGATTTATCAAAGCTGGGGCTGGATGGGAGGTCATGCTGATGGTGATGCGAATTTGTTGAGAGTAGCACAAAAAGAAGTGCGTGAGGAGAGTGGTTTATCAGAATTAAAGATATTATCTGAGCAGCCGATTTCAATAGAAAATGGACCAGTTGCTGGACATTTTCATCGGACACATGGTTATGTATCAGCGCATATCCACCTTAATGTAACATTTTTGTTTGAAGCGAATGAGAAGGCGCTGTTGCATAAAAATGAGGCAGAAACTGCAGGTATCGCATGGATTCCAATTGATGAATTTGTTGAAAAATCGTCTGAACCCGAAATGAAAATAATTTATGAAAAAATTATTTCAAGAATAAAAGAAAAATATTGA
- a CDS encoding homoserine O-succinyltransferase has translation MPVKVIKNLPAIEDLRADNIFVMDSERARSQNIRPLNLLVVNLMPRKTVTETQLLRLLSNTPLQIDVDFLYTATHEVKNTQQHHLDSFYKSFDEVRAHFYDGMIVTGAPVEQLEFEEVDYWEEFLEIMDWSKSHVYSTLHICWGAQAGLYARYGIEKVDLSRKLCGIYENSVENPKHPLFRGFNDSFFCPHSRYTASDEAALSALTDFEILSKAHDTGLSVLTKSNLREVYLFGHLEYDRETLSWEYHRDKAAGLEPDFPENYFPEDDDTKQPRMTWSSAASLFFSNWLNYAVYQGNPYVVERLSKHLEADYDFNNHEN, from the coding sequence ATGCCAGTAAAAGTGATAAAAAATCTGCCCGCGATAGAAGATTTGCGGGCAGATAATATTTTTGTAATGGATAGTGAGCGAGCGCGAAGTCAGAATATTCGTCCGTTGAATTTGTTAGTGGTTAATTTGATGCCTAGAAAAACGGTAACAGAAACTCAACTTCTGCGTCTCTTATCAAATACTCCGCTTCAAATTGATGTAGACTTTTTATATACTGCGACACATGAGGTGAAGAATACGCAACAGCATCATTTAGATAGTTTTTATAAGTCTTTTGATGAAGTTAGGGCACACTTTTACGATGGTATGATTGTGACGGGAGCTCCTGTGGAGCAGTTAGAGTTTGAAGAGGTCGATTACTGGGAAGAGTTTCTTGAAATCATGGATTGGAGTAAGAGTCATGTTTACTCAACTTTGCATATTTGCTGGGGAGCTCAAGCAGGACTTTATGCGCGTTATGGGATAGAGAAAGTTGATTTATCCAGAAAGTTATGTGGAATTTATGAGAATTCTGTTGAGAATCCTAAGCATCCACTTTTTAGAGGCTTCAATGACAGCTTCTTTTGTCCTCATTCACGATATACAGCTTCTGATGAAGCGGCTCTGTCAGCACTGACAGATTTTGAAATATTATCAAAAGCTCATGATACAGGTTTGTCAGTGCTGACAAAGAGTAACTTAAGAGAAGTTTATCTTTTTGGGCATTTAGAGTATGATAGAGAGACATTATCGTGGGAATATCATCGAGATAAGGCTGCGGGTCTGGAGCCAGATTTTCCTGAAAATTATTTTCCAGAAGATGACGACACAAAGCAACCTCGAATGACTTGGTCATCTGCAGCATCATTGTTCTTTTCTAACTGGCTTAACTATGCGGTATATCAAGGAAACCCTTATGTTGTTGAACGGCTGAGTAAGCATCTGGAAGCAGATTATGATTTTAATAATCATGAGAATTAA
- a CDS encoding helix-turn-helix domain-containing protein, with protein sequence MKVFNELTNDYCDCLEKVRKWRGLTYKEIAEEIPMDEKSIRRIFHGETTAKIENLVCICLVLHLPYENIITSKSNHQRYHFALMYYHGNTLDETRRLLKLQGVTI encoded by the coding sequence ATGAAGGTTTTTAATGAACTAACGAATGATTATTGTGATTGCTTGGAGAAAGTTAGAAAATGGCGAGGGCTGACTTATAAAGAAATTGCTGAGGAAATCCCAATGGATGAAAAATCAATACGCCGTATCTTTCACGGAGAAACGACAGCGAAGATAGAGAATTTAGTTTGTATTTGCCTAGTCCTCCATCTGCCCTATGAAAATATCATAACATCAAAGTCCAATCATCAAAGGTATCATTTTGCGCTAATGTACTATCATGGCAATACGCTGGACGAAACGCGACGCTTATTAAAGCTTCAAGGGGTAACAATATAA
- a CDS encoding NADH-dependent flavin oxidoreductase has product MKFNEPLALRSGVVLRNRLVMAPMTIVSSFHDGTVTKEEIQHYAMRSKGLGAVITGTANVTDNGKGWPGELTIATDEAIGALTQLSKGVHQSGTKAILQIFHAGRMTSQKTIGEQPVSASAFAAESPNAEQPRELDNFEIEEIIEAFGQATRRAIAAGFDGVEIHGANTYLLQQFFSPHSNRRTDEWGGSLENRAKFPLAVIDRVLREVKEIADRPFAVGYRLSPVEITEPGIRFEDTLWFLETLKEKELDYLHISLKHFGRKSNDENYQDKSELAYIHDALEGRIPLIGVGGVRSLEDVEGLLENAELAAIGQQLLIDPEFAVKLIEKRTDEIISKPFGEAIQNLPMPHPMFKYLEKRYQ; this is encoded by the coding sequence ATGAAATTTAATGAACCACTGGCACTGCGCTCAGGTGTTGTTTTAAGAAATAGATTGGTTATGGCACCAATGACTATTGTGTCAAGTTTTCACGATGGTACGGTGACAAAAGAAGAAATACAGCACTACGCAATGAGAAGTAAAGGGTTAGGAGCAGTAATTACAGGAACAGCTAATGTTACTGATAATGGTAAGGGATGGCCCGGAGAGTTGACTATTGCTACGGATGAAGCGATTGGGGCTTTGACTCAACTTTCTAAAGGAGTTCATCAATCGGGGACGAAAGCAATTTTGCAGATTTTTCATGCTGGACGGATGACTTCTCAGAAAACAATCGGTGAACAGCCCGTTTCTGCATCGGCTTTTGCAGCAGAAAGTCCAAATGCAGAACAGCCACGTGAGCTGGATAATTTTGAGATTGAAGAAATTATTGAGGCGTTTGGTCAAGCAACAAGAAGAGCAATTGCTGCGGGATTTGATGGAGTTGAAATTCATGGTGCAAATACTTATTTGTTGCAACAATTTTTCTCACCACATTCTAATCGTCGGACGGATGAATGGGGAGGAAGTTTAGAAAATAGAGCAAAATTTCCGTTAGCAGTGATTGATAGAGTATTGAGGGAAGTAAAAGAAATCGCTGACAGACCTTTTGCGGTTGGTTATCGTTTATCTCCTGTGGAGATAACAGAACCTGGGATTAGATTTGAAGACACACTCTGGTTTTTAGAAACTTTAAAAGAGAAAGAATTAGATTATTTACATATTTCTTTGAAACATTTTGGACGTAAGTCAAATGATGAAAATTATCAGGATAAATCAGAACTAGCTTATATTCATGATGCTTTGGAGGGAAGAATACCGTTGATTGGTGTCGGAGGTGTGAGAAGCCTTGAAGATGTGGAGGGCTTACTTGAAAATGCGGAACTTGCCGCAATTGGTCAGCAACTTTTGATTGACCCAGAGTTTGCTGTTAAACTGATTGAAAAGCGTACGGATGAAATTATTAGCAAACCTTTTGGTGAAGCAATTCAGAATTTACCGATGCCACATCCAATGTTTAAGTATTTGGAAAAACGGTATCAATGA
- a CDS encoding glycoside hydrolase domain-containing protein — protein sequence MWAKALFDMSAFVLVPGGAETIREMQQWLNVNYNEYFGIMPCDGIYQRDTNTALIYALQAEEGLGVGTANGAYGPTTTADTPTLSIGASGNFVEILQYALYVNGFYQSGPFDGNYTQAVADAVSAFQKFMVIPVTGTANVTTFKALLSSAGDTNRSATGADTATQLSSAQIQTLANFGVKYIGRYLTGTVGSANTPKNLTVSEATAITAAGISIFPIYEDGGYVLTYFTAAQGLTDGDAAGIAARNLGIPANTVIYFAVDVDIEDGDIDGTVIPYFASVQSELANYGYQVGVYGTRNVCARVSNAGYANFAFVADMSTGWSGNLGFAMPQNWAFDQFCEFTLGSGSGAVDIDQDAVSGRDTGFNTLVSDIPSDILQKIGQIGNLLPTLSDAAKITVSLDKEFKFSAPGYDIYSKLTLSTSVGEGDNVTTFDISDGAINATFTNTLFNLYDFTQLDSTKQAGTLFNELGNSIQNGSLNVGIATEHSDEEAGNIGIQMTYTFKADEVEDGPEVEYEWEVQVYYNKPVIAAKNADGYSSLAQVVANCAVTVAGSVKLAHIYAVMNETVPGTEWVDDDAEEVLPVLQNIAPFLSNLHSVQK from the coding sequence ATGTGGGCGAAAGCTTTATTTGATATGAGCGCCTTTGTTTTGGTCCCTGGTGGTGCTGAAACGATTCGGGAAATGCAACAATGGTTGAACGTGAACTACAATGAGTATTTTGGAATCATGCCTTGTGATGGGATTTATCAGCGCGATACGAATACAGCATTGATTTATGCCCTTCAAGCAGAGGAAGGCTTGGGAGTGGGGACAGCTAACGGTGCCTATGGTCCGACAACTACAGCCGATACACCAACCTTATCTATTGGAGCATCGGGAAATTTTGTAGAAATCTTACAATATGCACTTTATGTGAATGGTTTCTATCAGTCAGGACCGTTTGATGGAAACTATACTCAAGCTGTTGCAGATGCGGTAAGTGCTTTCCAAAAATTTATGGTTATTCCTGTTACTGGTACCGCAAATGTCACAACATTCAAGGCCTTGCTATCTAGTGCTGGAGATACTAATCGTTCTGCAACAGGAGCAGACACTGCAACTCAGCTTTCTTCTGCGCAGATTCAAACTTTGGCTAACTTTGGAGTAAAATATATCGGACGCTACCTGACAGGAACAGTAGGTTCAGCTAACACACCTAAAAATTTGACGGTCTCTGAAGCCACAGCTATTACGGCTGCGGGAATTTCTATTTTCCCGATTTACGAGGATGGCGGTTATGTGTTGACTTATTTCACTGCGGCACAAGGTTTGACCGATGGGGATGCGGCTGGTATTGCCGCTCGTAATCTTGGAATTCCTGCTAATACAGTCATCTACTTTGCTGTGGATGTGGATATCGAAGATGGAGATATTGACGGAACAGTCATTCCTTATTTTGCTAGTGTACAATCCGAATTAGCAAATTATGGCTACCAAGTTGGTGTTTATGGCACGCGAAATGTCTGTGCGCGTGTAAGTAATGCAGGTTATGCCAACTTTGCTTTTGTTGCGGATATGTCCACAGGCTGGTCAGGAAATCTTGGCTTTGCGATGCCACAAAATTGGGCATTTGATCAGTTTTGTGAATTTACGTTAGGCTCTGGAAGTGGGGCTGTGGATATTGACCAAGATGCAGTTTCAGGTAGAGATACTGGCTTTAATACACTTGTGTCAGATATTCCAAGCGATATTTTACAAAAGATAGGTCAGATTGGGAATTTATTACCTACGCTTTCTGATGCCGCTAAAATTACGGTTTCACTAGACAAAGAATTTAAGTTTTCAGCCCCTGGTTATGATATTTATTCTAAATTGACCTTAAGCACTAGTGTTGGAGAAGGCGATAACGTTACCACTTTTGATATTTCAGATGGAGCAATCAACGCGACTTTCACTAATACCCTGTTCAATTTATATGATTTCACTCAATTAGATTCTACAAAGCAGGCGGGAACTCTTTTTAACGAACTAGGAAACTCTATACAAAATGGAAGTCTCAATGTTGGAATTGCCACTGAACATTCTGATGAAGAAGCAGGAAATATTGGGATTCAAATGACTTATACTTTTAAAGCTGATGAAGTTGAAGATGGTCCAGAGGTGGAATATGAATGGGAAGTCCAAGTTTACTACAATAAACCTGTGATAGCAGCTAAAAACGCTGATGGATACTCTTCGCTTGCTCAAGTTGTTGCAAACTGCGCAGTGACAGTTGCTGGTTCGGTAAAACTTGCACATATCTATGCTGTAATGAATGAAACTGTCCCTGGGACAGAGTGGGTTGATGATGATGCAGAAGAAGTATTACCAGTTCTTCAAAATATCGCCCCTTTTTTGAGCAATTTGCATAGTGTTCAAAAATAG
- a CDS encoding nitroreductase family protein: protein MSFIKSLENRRTIYALGKNVGDEEKVIETIKEAVRLSPTAFNSQTGRVLIVTGDAQNKLWDEIVAPELKAAMEAQGAPESAWDGTRAKLDGFKAAFGTALFFEDQDVVKGLQEQFALYADNFPVWSEQGTGIISVNAWTALAELGLGANLQHYNPLIDEAVAKEWNIPSSWKLRGQLVFGSIEAPAGEKTFMDDADRFIVVK, encoded by the coding sequence ATGTCATTTATTAAATCACTTGAAAATCGTCGTACTATCTACGCTCTCGGAAAAAATGTTGGAGACGAAGAAAAAGTAATTGAAACAATCAAAGAAGCAGTTCGTCTTTCACCAACAGCATTCAACTCACAAACAGGACGCGTTTTGATTGTGACAGGGGATGCTCAAAACAAACTTTGGGATGAAATCGTAGCACCAGAACTAAAAGCAGCAATGGAAGCTCAAGGTGCACCCGAATCAGCATGGGATGGAACACGTGCGAAACTTGATGGCTTTAAAGCGGCTTTTGGTACAGCACTTTTCTTTGAAGACCAAGATGTAGTAAAAGGACTTCAAGAACAATTTGCGCTTTATGCTGATAATTTTCCAGTTTGGTCAGAACAAGGCACAGGAATTATCTCAGTCAATGCTTGGACAGCACTTGCAGAACTTGGACTTGGTGCTAACCTTCAACATTACAATCCATTGATTGATGAAGCAGTAGCTAAAGAATGGAATATTCCATCAAGTTGGAAACTCCGTGGACAACTTGTATTCGGTTCAATTGAAGCACCAGCAGGTGAAAAAACATTTATGGATGATGCTGACCGTTTTATCGTTGTAAAATAA
- a CDS encoding cation:proton antiporter, with amino-acid sequence MNDILQLTIILVASLIATLLSRRLKIPAVVGQMLIGILLAPSILGWIHGGHVIEVMSEIGVILLMFLAGLESDLTVLKKNFKASMLVAIGGVAVPLIVFALVAAGLGYGFSTSFFYGIVFAATSVSITVEVLQEYGKLSTRAGSIILGAAVVDDILAVLVLSIFTSFKNGGSGTQLLFQFLLEILFFVFLFVVHKLIPKLWKFVEKLPIAVKNTTVALIICLGLSLLADSVGMSAVIGSFFAGLAISQTEVSHKIEEYTSAIGYVIFIPVFFVSIALSVQFDSLIHHPWIIILFTILAILTKFLPAYFVGKSSQLTTNESLLIGTGMISRGEMALIVAQIGLASSIVTDEVYSELVIVIILATLIAPFLIKLVLKRNESKNSTANR; translated from the coding sequence ATGAATGATATTTTACAACTTACGATTATCCTCGTCGCTTCTCTCATCGCAACGCTTCTTTCAAGACGTTTGAAAATTCCTGCTGTTGTGGGACAAATGCTAATCGGTATCCTACTTGCCCCATCCATTTTAGGTTGGATTCACGGCGGTCATGTTATCGAAGTGATGTCGGAGATTGGTGTTATTTTGCTGATGTTTTTAGCTGGTCTTGAGAGCGATTTGACAGTGCTCAAAAAGAATTTCAAAGCCTCAATGCTTGTTGCAATAGGAGGAGTCGCAGTCCCTCTTATTGTTTTTGCTTTAGTTGCTGCAGGGCTCGGTTATGGTTTTTCAACGAGCTTCTTCTACGGAATTGTTTTTGCGGCAACTTCGGTTTCAATTACCGTTGAGGTCCTTCAAGAGTATGGTAAACTTAGTACACGAGCAGGCTCAATCATTCTCGGAGCAGCAGTAGTTGATGATATCTTAGCTGTTTTAGTCTTGTCCATTTTTACAAGTTTCAAAAATGGTGGTTCGGGTACACAGCTTCTATTTCAGTTTTTATTAGAAATTCTCTTTTTTGTTTTCCTCTTTGTTGTTCACAAACTTATTCCAAAACTTTGGAAGTTTGTTGAAAAACTACCTATCGCAGTTAAAAATACAACAGTTGCACTGATTATTTGCTTAGGTTTGAGTCTTTTAGCAGATAGTGTAGGAATGTCAGCAGTTATCGGTAGCTTCTTTGCAGGACTTGCGATTTCTCAGACCGAAGTGAGCCATAAAATTGAAGAGTATACATCAGCGATTGGTTATGTGATTTTTATTCCAGTTTTCTTTGTTTCAATCGCACTTTCAGTACAATTTGATAGTCTAATTCATCATCCTTGGATAATTATCCTATTTACTATTTTAGCGATTTTGACAAAATTTCTTCCTGCCTATTTCGTTGGAAAATCAAGTCAATTGACCACAAATGAAAGTCTTTTGATTGGTACAGGGATGATTTCACGAGGGGAGATGGCATTGATTGTTGCTCAAATAGGTTTAGCAAGTAGCATTGTAACAGATGAAGTTTATTCTGAGCTTGTCATCGTCATTATCCTAGCGACTTTGATTGCACCATTCCTGATTAAGTTAGTCTTAAAAAGAAACGAAAGTAAAAATTCCACTGCGAATAGGTAG
- a CDS encoding GNAT family N-acetyltransferase, with amino-acid sequence MKIRPIQSQDDEQLYQLIRKILKSERLDLPGTAYYDSNLVHLEEFYRKSAHAAYFVIADENNHIFGGVGVAPFIGEICELQKLYISTEIRQQGWSKKLMDTALSFAQKYYKQIYLESHTSLETALKLYDKYHFEALERPLEGSEHSLMNVWLLKNLD; translated from the coding sequence ATGAAAATTAGACCCATACAGTCTCAAGACGATGAACAACTTTATCAACTCATTCGAAAGATTTTAAAAAGTGAAAGACTTGACCTTCCAGGAACCGCATACTACGATTCCAATCTAGTGCATTTAGAAGAATTTTATCGAAAAAGCGCTCATGCAGCATATTTCGTGATTGCTGATGAAAATAATCATATTTTTGGAGGAGTAGGCGTGGCACCATTTATCGGAGAGATTTGCGAGCTTCAGAAACTTTATATTTCAACCGAAATCAGGCAACAAGGCTGGTCAAAAAAATTAATGGATACCGCACTATCATTTGCCCAAAAATATTATAAACAAATCTATCTTGAGAGCCATACAAGTCTCGAAACCGCCTTGAAACTTTATGACAAATATCACTTTGAGGCTTTAGAGAGACCTTTAGAAGGAAGCGAACATTCACTAATGAATGTCTGGCTCTTAAAAAATTTAGACTAA
- a CDS encoding AEC family transporter: protein MTTIILNALSILLVLILAIVLKKIGLVQQKDGALVSKIVVYVTLPATILLGVNNTKLSSLYFILMVMGVCSNLVLIFIGKFLGRKSSIEERGLYMFDLSGYNIGNFSIPFVSNFFPAAIPFLAMFDMGNSFMVTGATQAIVESTSKKNKHGFILREVLGVLFRNPPFVVYVLMFILAIFGLSFPEKWLIPIQPMANANTLLSIFTIGLFMEFKLPQGKFGLVLKILFWRYILAAVLSIITYLFLPFPHLVKVVLLLIFFCPMSFLHMLQATEFGNDRGTAGLAISLSMFVSLILMSAVVIFL from the coding sequence ATGACAACTATTATTTTAAATGCGCTTAGTATTTTGCTTGTGCTAATTCTTGCTATTGTGCTAAAAAAAATTGGTCTGGTTCAACAAAAAGATGGGGCTCTTGTTTCGAAAATAGTGGTTTATGTTACCCTACCTGCGACAATCTTGCTAGGTGTGAACAATACTAAACTTTCAAGTTTGTACTTCATACTTATGGTCATGGGAGTATGTTCTAACCTTGTTCTAATTTTTATTGGTAAATTTTTAGGTCGAAAATCAAGCATAGAAGAAAGAGGCTTGTATATGTTTGACTTGTCGGGCTATAATATCGGAAATTTCTCTATTCCGTTTGTAAGCAATTTTTTTCCAGCCGCTATTCCTTTTCTGGCTATGTTTGATATGGGAAACTCCTTTATGGTGACAGGGGCAACACAGGCGATTGTTGAATCTACAAGTAAAAAAAATAAACATGGATTTATTTTACGTGAGGTGCTTGGAGTTTTATTTAGAAATCCTCCCTTTGTTGTTTATGTTTTGATGTTTATTCTTGCGATATTTGGTTTGAGTTTTCCTGAGAAATGGCTTATTCCTATTCAGCCGATGGCAAATGCAAACACCTTGCTTTCGATTTTTACGATAGGTTTATTTATGGAGTTTAAACTTCCTCAAGGAAAATTTGGATTAGTTTTGAAGATTTTATTTTGGCGTTATATTTTGGCGGCTGTTCTTTCAATAATAACCTATCTTTTCTTACCTTTTCCTCATTTGGTAAAAGTAGTATTACTTCTTATCTTTTTTTGCCCAATGTCATTTTTGCATATGCTACAGGCAACAGAATTTGGTAATGATAGGGGAACGGCAGGATTGGCGATTAGCTTATCAATGTTTGTCTCATTAATTTTAATGAGTGCTGTTGTTATTTTTTTATAA